The Chloroflexota bacterium nucleotide sequence CCTCCAACGTCATCTCGCCGGCCAGATACTGGCAGATCTGCCGATACCCCAGCCCGGTCATGGCAGGCAACTCCGGCCCATACCCTCGCGCCAGCAACGAACGCACCTCGTCCACCAACCCGGCCGCCATCATGGCGTCCACCCGGGCATCGATGCGGGCATAGAGCTCCCGGCGCGGCCGGGTCAACCCCAGCCGCAGGATCCGATATGGAGGCGGGCTGGCCTGCTGAAGCTCGCTGATCGGCCGTCCAGCGATCAGGCAGACCTCCAGCGCCCGAATCACGCGGCGCACGTTACGCGGGTCGATGCGCGCCGCCGCCACCGGATCGAGGGCGGCCAGCCGGGCATGCAACGCCTCCGGTCCCTGCTCAGCCGCCTCCGCCTCCAGCCGGGCCCGCAACTCCGGATCAGGGGGCACCTCCGGAATGCGCAACCCCTCCAGCACGGCACGCACATACAGCCCCGTGCCACCGACCAGAAGGGGCACCCGCCCGCGGCGATGGATCTCCTCGATGGCCGCGTAGGCCAGGCGCTGATACTGCGCCAACGTCAATGTCTGGTCGGGATCCACCACATCGAGCAGGTGATGCGGCACGCGGGCGCGTTCATCAGGGGTCGGCTTGGCCGTGCCGATGTCCATGTACCGGTAGATCTGGCGAGAATCGGCCGAGACCACCTCGCCGTTCACCGCCTCCGCCAGATCCAGCGAGAGCGCCGTCTTGCCGACGGCGGTAGGTCCCACGATCGCGATCAGCGGCGGCCGGGTCTCCATAGGTCACCCCTCGATCGCCCCGGGCAGATGTGTGATGCGCAACAGCCGCCCGCCCCTGTCCAGTTCAATCGCCACCACATCGATCCGCCACGGCCCCTCCCAGCCGA carries:
- the miaA gene encoding tRNA (adenosine(37)-N6)-dimethylallyltransferase MiaA, with protein sequence METRPPLIAIVGPTAVGKTALSLDLAEAVNGEVVSADSRQIYRYMDIGTAKPTPDERARVPHHLLDVVDPDQTLTLAQYQRLAYAAIEEIHRRGRVPLLVGGTGLYVRAVLEGLRIPEVPPDPELRARLEAEAAEQGPEALHARLAALDPVAAARIDPRNVRRVIRALEVCLIAGRPISELQQASPPPYRILRLGLTRPRRELYARIDARVDAMMAAGLVDEVRSLLARGYGPELPAMTGLGYRQICQYLAGEMTLEEAVREIKRRTRRFVRQQQTWFRPDDPRIRWFDLSKTPPEAIISEAVRWLAEAGDGK